From Micromonospora carbonacea:
GTGATGAAGTCCTGGAAGTCGGCGGTGAACGCGTCGGTGCCGGCGATCGCGCGGTCGACGTGCGCGTCCCCCAGCACCTCCCGGCGCACCGTCATGCCTGCGTCGTGCCGCTCGCGGTCGTTCATCGGTCACCGGGTTCCTCGTCGACGGGGCCGGGCGGGAGGAGGTGGTCCCGCAGGAGCCGGCCCACCCGCCCGGGTTGCTCCACGTTGGCCAGGTGCGCCGCCGCGTCGACCACGGCCAGCCGCGCCCCGGGGATCCGTCGGACGATCTCGCGGGCGTGCGCGACCGGGGTGGCCGGGTCGTCCGCGCCGGCGACGACAAGCGTCGGCGCGCCGATCCGGCCGAGATCCGCGCGCAGGTCCATCGTGGCGATCGCCTCGCAGCAGGCGGCGTAGCCGGCCGGGGAGGTCGCGGTCAGCATGGCGCGGTAGCCGGCGACCACGTCCGGCCGGACCGCGGCGAACGCCGGGGTGAACCAGCGGGCCACCACCGCGTCGGCGATCGCCGCCAGGCCGCCGGCGCGCACCGTCGCCGCCCGGGCCCGCCACTGCCCGGGCGGGCCGAGCGACGCCGAGGTGCACAGCAGCGCCAGCCGCCGCACTCGCTCGGGCGCGTGCGCGGCGAGCCACATGCCGACCATGCCGCCGAGGGACAACCCCGCGTAGTGGACCCACGGCACGTCGAGGTCGTCCAGCGTCCGCAGCAGCTCCCGGCCCAGCAGGTCCATCGTGTACGGCCCGGCCGGCACCGCCGAGCGGCCGTGGCCCAGGTGGTCGTACCGGATGACCCGGAAGTGCCGCGCGAGCGCCGGGACCTGGGGTCCCCACATCGCCCCGGTGGTGCCGAGCGAGCCGCCGAGCAGCAGCACCGGCGCGGCGGCCGGGCCGTCGACGGCGAGGTGCAGGCGGGCGGTCACCCGTGGCCGTCCCGGGTGGCGGCCAGGGCGCGGTCGACGAGCCGGCCGGCGGAGCCGAGCCAGCGGCGCGGGTCGAGCGCCTCGTCGACGTCGGCCTCGGACAGGTGGGCGCGGATGTCGGGGTCGGCGAGCAGCGCGGCCCGGAACGCGGGCGCGGCGGCGGCGCGGGCGACCAGGTCGTGTGCGACGCCGCGGCCGACGGCCGGGGCGAGCCGCGCGGCGACGGCCTCGGCGAGCACGAGGCCGCCGGCCGCGTCGAGGTTCTCCCGCATCCGCCCGGGGTGGACCCGCAGCCCGGCCAGCATCCGGGCGCAGCGGGCGGCCGCGCCGCCGGCGCAGCGCAGCAGGTCGAGCAGGGGTTCCCACTCGGCGTGCCAGGCGCCGGCGGCGCGCTCGTGCTCGTGCACGGCCGCGGCGAACAGCGTGGCGACGAGGCCCGGGGCGCGGCGCGTCGCGGCGGTGACGAGAACCGAGTCCACCGGGTTGCGCTTGTGCGGCATGGCCGAGGAGCCGCCCCGCCCGGCGTCGCCCTCGGCGACCTCGCCGACCTCGGTCTGGGCGAGCAGCCCGACGTCGAGCGCGGCCTTGCCGGTGGCCACGAGGAGTCCGCCGCAGGCGGCGGCCAGGTCGAGCCGGGGCTGTCGGCGGGTGTGCCAGGGCAGCGCGGTGGCGGGCAGGCCCAGGTGCGCCGCGAACCGCTCGGCGACCTGCGGGCCCGCCGGGCCGAACGCGGCCAGGGTGCCGACCGCGCCGCCGAGCTGCGCGGGCTGCGCCGCGGCCGCCTGCCGGAGCCGGTCGCGGGCGTCGGCCAGGCCGGTCAGCCAGCCTGCCGCCTTGAGTCCGAACGTGGTCGGCGCGGCCTGCTGCCCGAGGGTCCGGGCGACCATCACCGTGTCCCGGTGGGCGGCGGCGAGCCGGGCGGCGGCGGCGACGGCGGCGTCGAGGTGCCGCCGCAGCGGGTCGTGCGCCCGCACGGCCACCAGGGTCAGCGCCGTGTCCAGGACGTCCTGGCTGGTCGCCCCGACGTGCACCCAGGGCCGGGCGGACGCCGGCACGGCGGCGGTCAGCTCGCGCACGAGCGGGACGACCGGGTTGCCGGCGGCGTCGGCCGCCCGGCCGAGCGCCACCGGGTCGTACCGCCCGGCGTGGCAGTGCGCGACGATCGCGTCGGCGGCCGCCGGGGGCGTCACGCCGGCGTCCGCCGCGGCGCGGGCGAGCGCGGCCTCCACGTCGAGCATCGCCCGCAGCAGGGCCGGGTCGCCGAGTTCCGCGTCGACGTCCGGGGCCCCGGAGAGGCCACCGAGCAGCCCGCCGGGCAGGCCGTCAGACGGCGAAGAAGACGGTCTCACGGTCGCCCTGCAGGCGGATGTCGAAGCGGAGCCCGTCCGGCGCGGGAGCCGCCAGCAGCGTGTCGCGGCGGTCGGCGTCGACGCCGCGCAGCACGGGGTCGACGGCGTTGGCCGCCGGCTCGTCGGGGAAGTAGAGCCGGGTGACCAGGCGGTGCAGCAGCCCCCGCCCGAAGACGGACAGGGTCAGGTGGGGGGCTTCGACGCCGCCGTCGGGGTCGGGCAGCGGGCCCGGCCTGACGGTCAGCAGCCGGTAGCAGCCCTGCCCGTCGGTCTCGCTGCGCCCGAAGCCGCGGAAGCCCGCGAGCGCTGGCGGCCGGGCCCCGCGCGGGTCGTCGGGGTGGTCGAACCGGCCGTCGGGGTCGGCCTGCCAGCTCTCCACCAGGGCGTCGGTCACCGGTCCGCCCGCGCCGTCGGTGATCCGGCCGCGCACCCAGAACGCGCCCGGGGTGCCCTCGGGCACGACGTACGGGCCGTCGGGCCAGCGCAGGCCGATGCGCAGGTACGGCCCGACGGTCTGCGCGGGGGTGACGCCCAGCCGCTCACCCATCGCCGTCGGCCCCGTCCTCGAAGGGGGTGCCCTCCCGGCCCCGCAGCACGATGTCGAACTCGTACGCCAGCGCCCACTCGGGCATCGTGGCGGCGTGGTCGTAGCGGGCGACCATCCGCTGCCGGGCGGCGGGGTCGCGGACCGACTGGGCGATCGGGTCCCGGGCGAAGAGGGGGTCGTCGGGGAAGTACATCTGCGTCACCAGCCGCTGGGTGAACGCGCGGCCGAAGAGGGAGAAGTGGATGTGCGCCGGCCGCCAGGCGTTGTCGTGGTTGTGCCAGGGGTAGGCGCCGGGCCGCACGGTGACGAAGCGGTACCGCCCGTGCTCGTCGGTGAGCGCCCGGCCGACGCCGTCGAAGTGCGGGTCGAGCGGCGCCGGCCAGGTGTCGCTGGCGTGGCGGTACCGGCCGGCGGCGTTGGCCTGCCAGATCTCGACAAGCGTGTGCGCG
This genomic window contains:
- the pcaD gene encoding 3-oxoadipate enol-lactonase, whose translation is MTARLHLAVDGPAAAPVLLLGGSLGTTGAMWGPQVPALARHFRVIRYDHLGHGRSAVPAGPYTMDLLGRELLRTLDDLDVPWVHYAGLSLGGMVGMWLAAHAPERVRRLALLCTSASLGPPGQWRARAATVRAGGLAAIADAVVARWFTPAFAAVRPDVVAGYRAMLTATSPAGYAACCEAIATMDLRADLGRIGAPTLVVAGADDPATPVAHAREIVRRIPGARLAVVDAAAHLANVEQPGRVGRLLRDHLLPPGPVDEEPGDR
- the pcaB gene encoding 3-carboxy-cis,cis-muconate cycloisomerase, coding for MRPSSSPSDGLPGGLLGGLSGAPDVDAELGDPALLRAMLDVEAALARAAADAGVTPPAAADAIVAHCHAGRYDPVALGRAADAAGNPVVPLVRELTAAVPASARPWVHVGATSQDVLDTALTLVAVRAHDPLRRHLDAAVAAAARLAAAHRDTVMVARTLGQQAAPTTFGLKAAGWLTGLADARDRLRQAAAAQPAQLGGAVGTLAAFGPAGPQVAERFAAHLGLPATALPWHTRRQPRLDLAAACGGLLVATGKAALDVGLLAQTEVGEVAEGDAGRGGSSAMPHKRNPVDSVLVTAATRRAPGLVATLFAAAVHEHERAAGAWHAEWEPLLDLLRCAGGAAARCARMLAGLRVHPGRMRENLDAAGGLVLAEAVAARLAPAVGRGVAHDLVARAAAAPAFRAALLADPDIRAHLSEADVDEALDPRRWLGSAGRLVDRALAATRDGHG
- the pcaG gene encoding protocatechuate 3,4-dioxygenase subunit alpha, whose protein sequence is MGERLGVTPAQTVGPYLRIGLRWPDGPYVVPEGTPGAFWVRGRITDGAGGPVTDALVESWQADPDGRFDHPDDPRGARPPALAGFRGFGRSETDGQGCYRLLTVRPGPLPDPDGGVEAPHLTLSVFGRGLLHRLVTRLYFPDEPAANAVDPVLRGVDADRRDTLLAAPAPDGLRFDIRLQGDRETVFFAV
- the pcaH gene encoding protocatechuate 3,4-dioxygenase subunit beta, with product MTHDTVHQAGGGLPLPRYRRDDVDAHPPLLSPGYRSTVARAPRRPPAHLPQRLTEITGPLLGAGRLGDLDHDLTRQHDGEPQGQRIVVHGRVRDGDGRPVAHTLVEIWQANAAGRYRHASDTWPAPLDPHFDGVGRALTDEHGRYRFVTVRPGAYPWHNHDNAWRPAHIHFSLFGRAFTQRLVTQMYFPDDPLFARDPIAQSVRDPAARQRMVARYDHAATMPEWALAYEFDIVLRGREGTPFEDGADGDG